One Thermoanaerobacter pseudethanolicus ATCC 33223 DNA window includes the following coding sequences:
- a CDS encoding Rpn family recombination-promoting nuclease/putative transposase, whose protein sequence is MSQKYDITIKDIFSNMADDITAYFLGLTYTKTDELNIEFTKVEKRQSDIVLKCTTEKGDIAVHLEFQSDNDDKMPYRMLRYSLEIMEKYNLTPYQLVIYMGKNDLRMENKLDYNLGEENILDYRYKIIDVGTIKFLDITKTDYYDLYALLPIMDRERRKTEGEKYLKECVEAIKNIPIDINKKKDITFKAEILSGLVYSREVIERVFTEVMEMLRIEESEAYKMILEKGAKEKSLRIAKELLKEGMDINKIAKITELSIEEIKKLMN, encoded by the coding sequence ATGTCACAAAAATACGACATTACCATTAAAGATATTTTTTCTAATATGGCAGACGACATAACGGCTTATTTTTTAGGTCTTACATATACTAAAACAGATGAACTCAACATAGAATTTACAAAAGTTGAAAAAAGACAAAGTGACATAGTACTTAAATGTACTACGGAAAAGGGAGATATTGCCGTACATTTAGAATTTCAATCAGACAATGACGATAAAATGCCGTACAGGATGCTAAGATATTCACTTGAAATAATGGAAAAGTACAATTTAACACCTTATCAATTGGTAATATATATGGGCAAAAATGATTTAAGGATGGAGAATAAATTAGACTACAACTTAGGAGAAGAAAATATTTTGGACTACAGGTATAAAATAATAGATGTGGGGACAATAAAATTTTTAGACATTACAAAAACAGACTATTACGATCTATATGCTCTTTTGCCTATAATGGACAGAGAAAGAAGAAAAACAGAAGGAGAGAAATATCTTAAAGAGTGCGTAGAAGCAATAAAAAATATACCCATAGATATAAACAAGAAAAAAGACATAACTTTTAAGGCAGAGATATTATCAGGCTTAGTCTACAGCAGGGAAGTTATAGAGAGAGTTTTTACGGAGGTGATGGAAATGTTGCGGATTGAAGAATCTGAAGCATACAAAATGATATTAGAAAAAGGCGCTAAAGAAAAAAGCCTAAGAATTGCAAAAGAATTATTAAAAGAAGGCATGGATATTAATAAGATTGCGAAAATCACAGAACTTTCAATAGAAGAAATTAAAAAACTTATGAACTGA